Proteins from a genomic interval of Amycolatopsis sp. cg13:
- a CDS encoding ESX secretion-associated protein EspG, protein MVSLDAPTKFTVFTLCNLIKRRGGEPHQVIAETAAFYDPTAERKLDQQVNAALTAAGLMGPRGMDRDLLALVESISHPQLEYYGWFDGAFEDSPANFGALVGSGNGGGFGLIRVQGEQTLTVLRQRPDLLLQTFLDLIPAGKPAAGQPLITTKAEYESGRSFGSEEVSRGSIMQTGQRTTQVEPLKEIQRILKLPRTGSGALYVASRPQGGRRRRVPKPVNFIDTSEGRWLMEERPGKESLIVFTPGTQQAIVERLRQAQSALG, encoded by the coding sequence GTGGTCTCTCTTGACGCACCGACGAAGTTCACCGTCTTCACCTTGTGCAATCTGATCAAGCGGCGGGGCGGGGAACCGCACCAGGTCATCGCCGAGACGGCGGCGTTCTACGACCCGACGGCCGAGCGGAAGCTCGACCAGCAGGTCAACGCCGCGCTGACCGCGGCGGGGCTCATGGGACCCCGGGGGATGGATCGCGATCTGCTCGCGCTGGTCGAGTCCATCTCCCACCCGCAGCTCGAGTACTACGGCTGGTTCGACGGAGCGTTTGAGGACAGTCCCGCGAACTTCGGCGCACTGGTCGGCAGCGGCAACGGCGGTGGCTTCGGCTTGATCCGTGTCCAGGGCGAGCAGACGCTCACCGTGCTCCGCCAGCGTCCGGATCTGCTGCTGCAGACGTTTCTCGACCTCATCCCGGCTGGCAAGCCGGCGGCCGGGCAGCCGCTGATCACCACCAAAGCCGAGTACGAGAGCGGGCGATCCTTCGGGTCCGAAGAGGTGTCCCGGGGCTCGATCATGCAAACCGGGCAGCGGACCACGCAGGTGGAACCGCTCAAGGAGATCCAGCGGATCCTGAAGCTGCCGCGCACCGGAAGCGGCGCGTTGTACGTCGCGTCCCGGCCGCAGGGCGGACGTCGGCGGCGGGTGCCCAAACCGGTCAACTTCATCGACACCAGCGAAGGCCGGTGGCTGATGGAGGAGCGGCCAGGGAAGGAATCGCTCATCGTGTTCACCCCTGGCACTCAGCAGGCGATCGTCGAACGGCTGCGGCAAGCCCAGAGCGCCTTGGGCTGA